One genomic region from Gadus morhua chromosome 9, gadMor3.0, whole genome shotgun sequence encodes:
- the cpne2 gene encoding copine-2, giving the protein MASPEGGAGSRPQHCVTRVELSVTAAHLLDRDVASKSDPFCVLFNEVDGNWAEISRTETAVNNLNPVFGVKFRVDYHFEEVQKLRFAVFDEDKCASQLYEHDFLGEFICTLGVIVSNKKLVRPLLLANGKPAGKGTITITAQELSDNRIITLSLSGRKLDKKDFFGKSDPYLEFHKQGEDGKWMLVHRTEVIKNTLDPVWKAFTVPLVSLCNGDVDRNIKVLCYDYDNDGGHDFIGEFQTTVTKMSHASTTEVEFDCINPKKQRKKKNYKNSGVIVLRSCKIIRDYTFLDYILGGCQLMFTVGIDFTASNGNPREPSSLHYINPLGSNEYLAAILAVGQIIQDYDTDKMFPALGFGAKLPPDWKVSHEFAINFDPTNPFCSGVEGIAQAYSSCLPHLRFYGPTNFSPIINHVARGASQALQQERAAQYFTLLIITDGVISDMDETRHAIVAAAKLPMSVIIIGVGNADFAAMEFLDGDASVLRSHTGEEAARDIVQFVPFRDFRNAPKETLAKSVLAELPQQVTQYFKQRNLSPSNQAAE; this is encoded by the exons ATGGCCTCCCCAGAGGGCGGTGCGGGGTCCCGCCCCCAGCACTGTGTGACCCGCGTGGAGCTGTCCGTCACGGCCGCCCACCTGCTGGACCGGGACGTTGCCTCCAAGTCGGACCCCTTCTGCGTGCTCTTCAACGAGGTGGACGGCAACTGggccgag atCAGCCGCACGGAGACGGCCGTGAACAACCTAAACCCGGTGTTCGGGGTGAAGTTCCGGGTGGACTACCACTTCGAGGAGGTGCAGAAGCTGCGCTTCGCCGTGTTCGACGAGGACAAGTGTGCGTCACAGCTCTATGAACACGACTTCCTCGGGGAGTTCATCTGCACCTTGGGAGTG ATTGTGTCCAATAAGAAACTTGTCCGACCACTTCTCTTAGCCAATGGGAAACCAGCGGGCAAAGGAACTATTACG ATCACAGCCCAGGAGCTGTCTGACAACCGGATCATCACCCTCAGCCTGAGTGGAAGAAAATTGGACAAAAAG GACTTCTTCGGAAAGTCTGATCCTTACCTGGAGTTCCACAAACAAGGAGAAGATGGGAAGTGGATGTTGGTGCACAGaacagag GTCATTAAGAACACTCTGGACCCTGTGTGGAAGGCCTTTACGGTGCCTCTGGTGTCGCTGTGTAACGGAGACGTCGACAGGAACATCAAG GTGCTGTGCTACGACTATGACAATGATGGAGGTCATGACTTCATAGGAGAGTTTCAGACCACTGTGACCAAGATGAGCCACGCCAGCACCACAgag GTGGAGTTTGACTGCATCAATCCgaagaaacagagaaagaagaagaattaCAAGAACTCTGGTGTCATCGTTCTGAGGTCGTGCAAG ATTATACGAGATTATACATTCCTGGATTATATTCTCGGAGGATGTCAATTGATGTTTACT GTTGGGATTGACTTCACTGCGTCCAATGGGAACCCTCGAGAGCCCTCCTCCCTGCACTACATCAACCCGCTGGGCAGCAACGAGTACCTGGCCGCCATCTTGGCGGTCGGCCAGATCATCCAGGACTACGACAC AGACAAAATGTTTCCTGCTTTAGGATTTGGAGCTAAACTCCCACCAGATTGGAAG GTGTCACATGAGTTTGCCATCAACTTTGACCCCACGAACCCCTTCTGTTCAG GGGTGGAGGGCATCGCCCAGGCCTACTCCAGCTGCCTCCCCCACCTCCGCTTCTACGGACCCACCAACTTCTCTCCCATCATCAACCACGTGGCGCGCGGCGCTAGCCAGGCGctacagcaggagagagcggcG cAGTACTTCACCCTCCTGATAATCACCGACGGGGTGATCAGTGACATGGACGAGACGCGCCACGCCATCGTGGCGGCGGCCAAGCTGCCCATGTCTGTCATCATCATCGGCGTCGGCAACGCAGACTTCGCCGCCATGGAGTTCCTGGACGGCGACGCCAGCGTCCTGCGCTCGCACACCGGGGAGGAAGCCGCCCGCGACATCGTGCAGTTCGTCCCCTTCAGGGACTTCAGGAAC gctcCTAAGGAGACTCTGGCTAAATCGGTTTTGGCTGAGCTTCCTCAACAAGTCACTCAGTACTTCAAACAGAGGAACCTGTCGCCTAGCAACCAAGCGGCTGAGTAG